In Campylobacter sp. RM16187, the DNA window ATATCTTTAAGCATGCAGGGCATAGGAATTTCTGAAAGCCTTTTGTGCAAATCCTTGCTAAATCTTTGATTCAGTAACTCCCTAATATCACTCTTACTCAACATGATTTTTTATTGACGCATCAATAAAACTTAAAATCACGGGATTTGGTTTTACAAGGCGAGATGTAAACTCCGGGTGAAACTGTACGCCTAAAAACCATGGATGCGAGTTTAGTTCTATAGCCTCTATTAGCCCCTCGCTCTCACCACTTACTATCATTCCCGCACCTTCAAACTCAGCCCTATATTTAGGATTTGCTTCGTAGCGATGTCGATGACGCTCTTTTACTTGTTTTGAACCTGAATAAATTTTACTCAAAAGCGAATTTGGCTTAATATCGCAAGTATAAGCCCCAAGCCTCATAGTGCCGCCTATTGGGGTCTGATAGGTCCTGATCTGCTTTTCTCCATTTGCATCGATAAAGCTATCGATAAGGTAGATTATAGGATTTGTACACTCTTGATTAAATTCGACCGAATTTGCATCCTCTAAATGAAGCACGTTTTTAGCAAATTCTATCATTGCAAGCTGCATGCCAAGGCAAATTCCAAGGTATGGAATTTTATGCTCGCGAGCAAATTTAATAGCCTCTATCTTGCCGCTTATACCGCGTTCGCCAAATCCTCCGGCAACCAATACTCCATCGACATCCCTTAATAGCTCATCGACATTTTCAGACTCTATTTTTTCGCTATCTATCCATTTTAAATTTACTCTAGTGTCTAAATTTGCACCCGCATGGATAATGCTCTCAGTAAGACTCTTATAACTCTCTTTAAGATCTACGTATTTACCTACAAAGGCTATAGCGGTCTCTTTGGTAGGAGCTATTATTCGCTTTACTAAGCTATCCCAAGTCTCCATATTGACTTTAAGATCTCCAAGCTCTAAAAGTTCGGCAATAGGAGTTAGAATGTCTTGCTTTAAAAACGCTAGTGGCACCTGATATATACTAAGCGCATCAAGACTTTCTATAACGCAATTTCTCTCGACTCCGCAACTTGATGCTATCTTATCTTTAAGATCACGATTTAAAGGCTGCTCGCTTCTGCAAATTATCATATCAGGACTTATTCCTATACGCCTTAGCTCTCCTACACTATGCTGAGTAGGTTTGGTTTTAAGCTCTCCCGCAACCTTAATAAAAGGTACAAGAGTTAGATGAATATTCATCGCATTCTTTCTGCCCGCTTCTATACGTAGAGCTCGAATCGCCTCTAAAAAAGGTAGCCCTTCTATATCTCCTACGGTTCCGCCGATCTCTACTATTAAGATATCTTGTCCTCTACCAGCCTTTTTGATACGTTCTACAATTTCACCCACGATATGAGGGATGACTTGAATAGTTTTGCCCTTATAATCGCCCCTGCGCTCTTTTTCGATAACCGAGCTATATACTCTACCGGTAGTAAAGCTATTATCCTGACTAAGACTCTTATCCAAAAATCTCTCATAATGGCCCAGATCAAGATCGGTCTCTGCACCGTCATCAGTTACGAAAACCTCTCCATGTTCAAGAGGGCTCATAGTGCCGGGGTCTACGTTGATATAAGGATCCGCTTTGAGCATACTTACTTTTAATCCCGTATTTTTAAGCAAGGTTGCAATACTTGCCGCCGCAATACCCTTTCCAAGAGAACTCAAAACGCCACCAGTTATAAAAATGTACTTGGTTTGAGAATCTTGAGCTTTTTTATTTACCTCATCCATTAAATTTCCTCTAAATTTTTATTTTAATGACAAATTATAGCTTTTTAAAATTTATAATTGGTTGAGAGCTTATAATTTGATTTTGAATTAAAATTTAAAATTATTTTTTAAGTTAATTTATTATAGAATCTAATATTATGATTAAAAAATACCTTAAAAACATATCCGAACTATATATAGAAGGCTTTAAGAATATGAGGCTTGGCAAGAGTTTATGGCTTCTTATAGCGATAAAACTTGTAATAATGTTTGGGATACTTAAAGTCTTTATCTTTGATGAAAATTTAAATACAAAATTTAATACAAACGAAGAAAAGGCTGACTTCGTTATATTAAATTTAACAAAGGAATAAAATGTCCGAATTAGCATCTGTCGATTGGTCTAGAGCGCAGTTTGCACTAACTGCTATCTATCACTTCCTGTTCGTTCCTCTGACATTAGGACTTAGCTTTATCATAGCTATTATGGAGAGTATTTATGTCAAAACTGGAAATGAGCAGTGGAAACATATAACTAAATTTTGGCTTAAACTTTTTGCAATAAATTTTGCAATAGGTGTTGCGACTGGTATCATCATGGAGTTTGAATTCGGTACAAACTGGGCGAACTATAGCTGGTTCGTAGGCGATATATTCGGTGCACCGCTTGCCATAGAAGGACTTTTGGCATTCTTCCTTGAAAGTACATTTTTTGCGGTTATGTTCTTTGGCTGGGATAAAGTTAGCA includes these proteins:
- a CDS encoding CTP synthase translates to MDEVNKKAQDSQTKYIFITGGVLSSLGKGIAAASIATLLKNTGLKVSMLKADPYINVDPGTMSPLEHGEVFVTDDGAETDLDLGHYERFLDKSLSQDNSFTTGRVYSSVIEKERRGDYKGKTIQVIPHIVGEIVERIKKAGRGQDILIVEIGGTVGDIEGLPFLEAIRALRIEAGRKNAMNIHLTLVPFIKVAGELKTKPTQHSVGELRRIGISPDMIICRSEQPLNRDLKDKIASSCGVERNCVIESLDALSIYQVPLAFLKQDILTPIAELLELGDLKVNMETWDSLVKRIIAPTKETAIAFVGKYVDLKESYKSLTESIIHAGANLDTRVNLKWIDSEKIESENVDELLRDVDGVLVAGGFGERGISGKIEAIKFAREHKIPYLGICLGMQLAMIEFAKNVLHLEDANSVEFNQECTNPIIYLIDSFIDANGEKQIRTYQTPIGGTMRLGAYTCDIKPNSLLSKIYSGSKQVKERHRHRYEANPKYRAEFEGAGMIVSGESEGLIEAIELNSHPWFLGVQFHPEFTSRLVKPNPVILSFIDASIKNHVE
- a CDS encoding DUF4492 domain-containing protein, which encodes MIKKYLKNISELYIEGFKNMRLGKSLWLLIAIKLVIMFGILKVFIFDENLNTKFNTNEEKADFVILNLTKE